DNA sequence from the Bacteroidota bacterium genome:
ATAGGAACAATATCTACACTGGGAAACATCATACTCATTATCCATGGCTTCATTTTCATAAAACGAAGTGTTGTTTTGCCATTTTCACGGGCGACGATAATACTTTTAGGCATCATCACTCCCATATCATAACTCATTTCAGTTATTACTTTATGTGATTTCTGAGCATTACATATTTCCACAATTCTATATTCAAAATCATCATCTATTTTTAAATTTTTCTTAC
Encoded proteins:
- a CDS encoding DUF302 domain-containing protein is translated as MKKLISKWLIGDITQKYTTMADYDLVMEKLTETAVENKFSVVTIHNLRESYSKKNLKIDDDFEYRIVEICNAQKSHKVITEMSYDMGVMMPKSIIVARENGKTTLRFMKMKPWIMSMMFPSVDIVPMSKNVMKIMTNIVIETIKKAEA